The following are from one region of the Staphylococcus argenteus genome:
- a CDS encoding ABC transporter permease, with protein sequence MFLAWNEIRRNKLKFGLIIGVLAMISYLLFLLSGLANGLINMNKEGIDKWHANAIVLNKDANQTVQQSVFNKKDIENKYKKQATLKQTGEIVSNGHQKDNVLVFGVEKSSFLVPSLIDGHKVTKDNEVLADETLKNKGFKIGDTLTLSQSDEKLHIVGFTESAKYNASPVIFTNDATIAKINPRLTGDKINAVVVRDTNWKDKKLNQKLEAVSINDFIENLPGYKPQNLTLNFMISFLFVISATVIGIFLYVMTLQKTSLFGILKAQGFTNGYLANVVISQTVILALFGTALGLLFTGITGAFLPDAVPVKFDVLTLLVFAVVLMIVSVLGSLFSILTIRKIDPLKAIG encoded by the coding sequence ATGTTTTTAGCTTGGAATGAAATACGGCGCAACAAATTGAAGTTTGGACTGATCATTGGTGTGTTGGCAATGATAAGTTACTTACTTTTTCTATTGTCGGGATTAGCTAATGGTTTAATCAATATGAATAAAGAAGGCATTGATAAGTGGCATGCGAATGCCATTGTTCTAAATAAAGATGCCAATCAAACTGTGCAACAATCTGTTTTTAATAAAAAAGATATTGAAAATAAATACAAGAAACAAGCAACATTGAAGCAAACAGGGGAAATAGTTTCTAATGGTCATCAAAAAGACAATGTTTTAGTTTTCGGTGTTGAAAAGTCATCATTTTTAGTTCCGAGTCTAATCGATGGGCATAAAGTAACTAAAGATAATGAAGTGTTAGCAGATGAAACACTTAAAAATAAAGGGTTTAAGATTGGTGACACATTAACACTATCTCAATCAGATGAAAAATTGCATATCGTAGGTTTTACAGAAAGTGCAAAATATAATGCGTCACCAGTCATTTTCACGAATGACGCTACCATTGCCAAGATCAATCCTAGATTGACTGGAGATAAAATCAATGCAGTCGTTGTACGCGATACAAATTGGAAAGACAAAAAATTAAATCAAAAGCTTGAAGCGGTTAGTATTAATGACTTTATTGAAAATTTACCTGGTTATAAACCACAGAACTTAACATTAAACTTTATGATTTCATTCTTATTTGTCATTTCAGCTACAGTTATAGGTATATTCTTATATGTTATGACATTACAAAAAACGAGTTTATTTGGCATATTAAAGGCTCAAGGATTTACGAATGGCTATTTAGCGAACGTAGTTATTTCGCAGACGGTCATATTAGCGTTATTCGGTACGGCATTGGGATTACTATTCACAGGCATTACAGGTGCATTTTTACCTGATGCAGTACCGGTCAAATTTGATGTACTAACATTGCTCGTATTTGCAGTTGTGTTAATGATTGTCTCTGTATTAGGAAGTTTGTTCTCTATTTTAACTATTAGAAAAATAGATCCGTTAAAGGCGATTGGGTAG
- a CDS encoding ABC transporter ATP-binding protein, translating to MLKFENVTKSFKDGNRTIEAVKDTNFEINKGDIVALVGPSGSGKSTFLTMAGALQTPTSGHILINNQDITAMKQKALAKVRMSKIGFILQATNLVPFLTVRQQFTLLKKKNKNVMSNEDYQQLMSQLGLTSLLNKLPSEISGGQKQRVAIAKALYTNPSIILADEPTAALDTENAIEVIKILRDQAKQREKACIIVTHDERLKAYCDRSYHMKDGVLNLENETVE from the coding sequence ATGTTGAAATTTGAAAATGTAACAAAGTCATTTAAAGATGGTAATCGTACAATTGAAGCGGTTAAAGATACAAATTTTGAGATAAATAAAGGTGATATTGTAGCATTAGTTGGACCTTCTGGCTCTGGTAAAAGTACATTTCTAACTATGGCAGGTGCTTTACAAACGCCGACATCTGGGCACATTTTAATCAATAACCAAGATATTACGGCAATGAAGCAAAAAGCATTGGCAAAAGTTAGAATGTCAAAGATAGGTTTTATTTTACAAGCTACAAATCTTGTGCCATTTTTAACGGTAAGACAACAATTTACATTATTGAAAAAGAAAAATAAGAATGTTATGTCTAATGAAGACTATCAGCAACTCATGTCACAATTAGGGCTAACGTCATTGCTTAATAAATTGCCGTCAGAGATTTCAGGTGGTCAGAAACAACGTGTGGCAATTGCAAAAGCATTGTATACAAATCCATCGATTATTTTAGCGGATGAACCTACCGCAGCGTTAGATACTGAAAATGCGATTGAAGTCATTAAAATTCTACGTGATCAAGCTAAACAAAGAGAAAAAGCATGTATTATCGTTACACATGATGAAAGGCTTAAGGCATATTGTGACCGTTCGTATCATATGAAAGATGGCGTCCTTAATCTTGAAAATGAAACAGTAGAATAA